The Paraburkholderia hospita region TCCAGAATTTCCGGCCGGGCGCGGCGGATCGCATGAACGCGGGCTACGAGCGCTTGCGCGAGATCAATCCGCGTCTGATCTACTGCGCGATCAGCGGCTTCGGCCAGACCGGCCCGGCAGCGACGCGGCCCGCGTACGACACCGTCGCACAGGCGGCAAGCGGATTTCTCGGCCTGCTGATCAATCCCGCGAACCCGCGCGTGGTCGGCCCCGCGATTGCCGATTCGCTGACGGGCTTCTACGCGGCGTACGGCATTCTCGGCGCGCTGCATGAACGCAACCGGACGGGCGTCGGACGCAAGGTCGAAGTGTCGATGCTCGAAGCGATGAGCCACTTCAATCTCGATGCGTTCACGCACTACTACTCGGCCGATGAACTGATGGGCCCATACAGCCGCCCGAGCGTGTCGCAGTCATACGTGATGAAGTGCGCGGACGGCAAATGGCTGGCGTTGCATATGTCGTCGCCGGAAAAATTCTGGCTGGGTCTCGCGGATGCCATCGAACAGCCGACCTTGCTGCAAGACCCGCGCTTTGCCGATCGCGCAGGACGCGTCGCGAATCAGGAAGCGTTGATCGATCTGCTCGGCGCAGCATTCGCGCAGCGCGATCGCGCGGACTGGTGCGCGCGGCTCGAAGCGAACGATGTGCCGCACGCGCCGATGTACGACGCCAGCGAAGCGCTCCACGATCCGCAGGCCAAGCACCTCGAATTGCTGGTCGAAACATCGCATCCGGAGATGGGACGTTTTCGCACGGTGCGGCCGCCTGTTTCTTTCGACGGCGAGCGCACGACCGACGTGATCGCGCCGCCGACACTCGGCGAGCACAACGCCGAACTGCTGGCGCCGTTGCGTAGCGCGTTGAAGCAGAGCGAAGCCGCGTAGGCGTAGGCAGCACGGCCGACGTATCAAATGACGACTATATTGGAGACCTCGTAATGGAAACGACCAACGGTGCGCTGACGCGCAGCGGCCTCGACGGCCCGCCGTCCGAATCGATGAAGAGCGACAGTGTGCAGGTGGATACGGAGAAGCTGTTCGGACGCATCGCGCGGCGGCTGATTCCGTTTCTGTTTCTCTGCTATGTGCTCAACTACATCGACCGGGTCAATATCAGTTTTGCGCATCTGCAGTTCCGCGCGGACCTTGGCCTGACGGAAGCATCGTATGGATTGGGCGTCGGTGTGTTCTACATCGGCTATGTGCTGTTCGAGGTGCCGAGCAATCTGCTGTTGCGCCGCATCGGCCCGCGCCGGACGATCGCGCGGATCATGGTGCTGTGGGGTCTCGTGTCGGTGTCGATGATGTTCGTGCGCAATCCGACGCAGTTCTATATCGCGCGTATTGCGCTCGGCATTGCCGAAGCGGGCTTCTTTCCTGGCATCGTCTATTACCTCACGTCGTGGTTTCCGGATCGTCATCGTGCGAAGGTGCTGTCCGCTTTCGTGCTTGGCATCGCCGTGGCGGGCATCACAGGTGGTCCCGTTTCCGGATGGATTCTCAGCAATGCCGATGGTTGGCACACGCTGCACGCATGGCAATGGCTCTTTCTGCTCGAAGGGATTCCGCCTGTGCTGGTCGGTCTGGTCGCGCTCTGGTATCTGCCTGACTCCGCGGCAACCGCGAAGTGGCTAACGCCTGAGGAAAAGGCCATCGTCGCTCGCGAGCTGCAAGGCGAAGGCCATGGAAGCGAACATCGCATCGATCACTTCGGCGCGGCGTTGAAGAACTGGCGCGTGTATGTGTGCGCGTTCGGCTATTTCACGATCACGTGGGCGGGCAGCGTGCTGAACTTCTGGGCGCCGTCCGTGATCCGGCAGGCGGGCGTCGCGAACCCGTGGCATATCGGGCTCGTGTCGGCGATTCCGTATCTGATCGGCGCAATCGGCATGTTGCTCGCGAGCCGGCACTCGGATGCGACCAAAGAACGGCGGCTGCATTTCGCGGGGTGTGCGCTGGTGTCGGCTGCGGGCGCGGTCCTGCTTGGCACGGCGCACGCATCGTTCACGCCGGCAATCGCTGGGTTGGCGCTTGTCGCGATCGGTTATCTGTCTTGTACGGCAATCTTCTGGACGATACCGGCGACGTTTCTGTCGGGCACGGCGTCGGCGGGTTCGATTGCGCTGATTTCGAGCATCGGGCAGCTCGGCAGTTTGAGCGCGCCGACGGCTATCGGCGCATTGACGGCGGCGACGCACGATATCAGCGCGGGTTCGTATCTGGCTGCCGCTGTGCTTGTGTGCGGTGCGTCCGTGATTGCGGTAGCGATGCGCAATATGAAGCGTTGAGCCTGAAGGCAGCGGTCGATCGGGTTTCTGATTGGCCGCTGCCGCCTGCCGTTACCCTGCCAGCGTAGTTTCACTCACACTCAGACTGCGCCGCATCCACTGGCCGACATTCTCGACGGCAATCCCGCGCTGCGCGTTGAAGGTCTGCTTCTCATCCCACGCCACGCCCTTGCCTTCCGCAAACACCACGCGATACTTCTTCAGGCCATTGTCAGGATCGAGCGCCAGTTCCCGCTTTAGCTGCGGCACGGTCCACTCCACACGTTCAAACGTGCGGCCCGTGAACGCGTCCAGCTTGTCGGCGAGTTGCCCATAGCCGATCGTCTCGCCCGCGACATGCACGACGCGACGACTGATGCATGGCTCGGCCAAAAGGATCTCCGCCGTCAATGCACCGATATCTTCGGCCGTCGTGACCGTGACGGCATTGTCCCAGCCGCCCAGCGCCCGCACGATACCGCTTTCGAACTCCACCACGCCAAACGACGGCTCGAACAGAAAGCTGGTAAACATACCCGTCGACACGATGACCCAATCCGTGCGCGATTGCGCGCGCAACAGGTCGCGCACGTCGAGCTGCTCGTCGAACAGATCCTGCGCGCTGCCCCGGCCGATCACGTCATAGTCGACGCCGAACTGCCAAGGGAAGAAGCGCGGCACGCCCGCATTCAACGCGGCGCGCGCGATCTTCAGTTGCACGCCTTTGCCGCCGACGAACCCGGTGCACGACACGACGGTATCGAATCTTTTGAAAAGCGCGGCGAGCGTGTCGACGGAATCGGCCGCGAGGTCGCCGGGAATGGGCTCGATGCCGAGCGCGCGCAATTCGTCGATTTCGCGTTGCTTGAAGGCGTCGATGGATTGAATCGTCGATGGGCGAAGCAGCACGCTAATGCTCAGTGCCGAGGACCCGGCCCGTCGTGCGAGATTGCGCAGCACGGACATGCCCAGTTCGCCGGCGCCCAGAATGAGAATACGTTGTTGCGTCATGACGCGTTACCCTTTTCATGGCATCGAAAACGATGCAGTGAATGGCCTTCTGTGCGGTTTCGTTGCATGAAGGATTCGATCGCATCGCGCCGCCGGGCATTCTGCCCAAGGCGCGGCTGCGTTGATCGAAGTCTAGGGCGGCACGTGTCTGTCATTGTTCGCCGCGCTTGAATTCACAACGCGTACGCGGCGAACGCACAGTTTTTGAGTCGCGTTCGATGCCGCGAAGTCTCACGCGATGTATGCTCGCGTTCGAACGCCGGGTGCGGCGTTATCGCTTCTTCTCACGCTCGCCACTTTCATGGACAAACTTCAAGCGATCAGCACCTTCGTGCGCGTCGTCGATGCACGCAGCTTCAGCAAGGCGGCCGAGACGCTGTCGATGCCGCGCTCGTCCGTCACCACGACGATCAAGAATCTGGAGCAGCACCTCGGCACGG contains the following coding sequences:
- a CDS encoding aromatic alcohol reductase produces the protein MTQQRILILGAGELGMSVLRNLARRAGSSALSISVLLRPSTIQSIDAFKQREIDELRALGIEPIPGDLAADSVDTLAALFKRFDTVVSCTGFVGGKGVQLKIARAALNAGVPRFFPWQFGVDYDVIGRGSAQDLFDEQLDVRDLLRAQSRTDWVIVSTGMFTSFLFEPSFGVVEFESGIVRALGGWDNAVTVTTAEDIGALTAEILLAEPCISRRVVHVAGETIGYGQLADKLDAFTGRTFERVEWTVPQLKRELALDPDNGLKKYRVVFAEGKGVAWDEKQTFNAQRGIAVENVGQWMRRSLSVSETTLAG
- a CDS encoding CaiB/BaiF CoA transferase family protein — translated: MTKVLEGVRVLEQGTFITGPAAGMLLGDLGADVVKIEQPGTGDPFRAFKGGLYSPHYQTYNRNKRSVTLNTKDADDLALFDALIRDADVYIQNFRPGAADRMNAGYERLREINPRLIYCAISGFGQTGPAATRPAYDTVAQAASGFLGLLINPANPRVVGPAIADSLTGFYAAYGILGALHERNRTGVGRKVEVSMLEAMSHFNLDAFTHYYSADELMGPYSRPSVSQSYVMKCADGKWLALHMSSPEKFWLGLADAIEQPTLLQDPRFADRAGRVANQEALIDLLGAAFAQRDRADWCARLEANDVPHAPMYDASEALHDPQAKHLELLVETSHPEMGRFRTVRPPVSFDGERTTDVIAPPTLGEHNAELLAPLRSALKQSEAA
- a CDS encoding MFS transporter; amino-acid sequence: METTNGALTRSGLDGPPSESMKSDSVQVDTEKLFGRIARRLIPFLFLCYVLNYIDRVNISFAHLQFRADLGLTEASYGLGVGVFYIGYVLFEVPSNLLLRRIGPRRTIARIMVLWGLVSVSMMFVRNPTQFYIARIALGIAEAGFFPGIVYYLTSWFPDRHRAKVLSAFVLGIAVAGITGGPVSGWILSNADGWHTLHAWQWLFLLEGIPPVLVGLVALWYLPDSAATAKWLTPEEKAIVARELQGEGHGSEHRIDHFGAALKNWRVYVCAFGYFTITWAGSVLNFWAPSVIRQAGVANPWHIGLVSAIPYLIGAIGMLLASRHSDATKERRLHFAGCALVSAAGAVLLGTAHASFTPAIAGLALVAIGYLSCTAIFWTIPATFLSGTASAGSIALISSIGQLGSLSAPTAIGALTAATHDISAGSYLAAAVLVCGASVIAVAMRNMKR